The following coding sequences lie in one Alloacidobacterium dinghuense genomic window:
- a CDS encoding LLM class flavin-dependent oxidoreductase, producing MEIGIDSFVAAVPDALTGASLSPQDRLAHLLDEIKLADEVGLNVFGIGEHHRAEFLDSAPETLLAAAAAVTRRIRLTSAVTVLSAHDPVRVFQQFATIDLISRGRVEMVVGRGSFSEAFPLFGLAFKDYDALFAEKLDLLLKLRENSQVHWAGRFRPQLDGQPVYPRPLQEKLPIWLGAGGTPESFVRAGQLGLPLMVAIIGGQPHRFRPLIDLYRQAGEEAGHQSESLRVGIHALGYVADTDQQAADEFFPGYARSFTEIGKERGWAPVTRSHYEAVRGANGAMLVSEPERVVEKVLAFDEALGGISRLTFQMSIASLPHANRMRAIELLGTKVAPIARAIIQRESLVS from the coding sequence ATGGAGATCGGAATCGATAGCTTCGTTGCGGCAGTACCGGACGCGTTGACCGGAGCGAGCCTGAGCCCCCAGGATCGCCTCGCTCACCTTCTTGACGAAATAAAGCTTGCCGACGAGGTTGGTCTGAATGTATTCGGGATCGGAGAGCACCATCGAGCCGAATTCCTTGATTCGGCGCCGGAGACTCTCCTGGCAGCCGCAGCCGCTGTGACCCGGCGAATTCGCCTGACGAGCGCGGTAACCGTTCTCAGCGCTCACGATCCGGTCCGGGTATTTCAACAGTTTGCTACGATCGATCTCATTTCTCGCGGACGAGTGGAGATGGTCGTGGGGAGAGGTTCCTTCTCCGAAGCGTTTCCGCTCTTTGGTCTTGCATTCAAAGACTACGACGCCCTGTTTGCGGAGAAGCTGGATTTGCTACTCAAGCTGCGCGAGAACTCCCAGGTACATTGGGCGGGCCGTTTTCGTCCCCAACTAGATGGCCAGCCTGTGTATCCACGCCCGTTACAGGAAAAGCTTCCCATTTGGCTCGGTGCCGGTGGGACACCAGAATCATTTGTGAGGGCAGGGCAGCTCGGACTGCCCCTGATGGTAGCCATCATTGGTGGACAACCACACAGATTCCGACCGCTCATCGATCTCTATCGCCAGGCGGGAGAAGAAGCAGGGCACCAATCTGAGAGTCTGCGCGTAGGTATCCACGCCCTCGGTTACGTTGCAGACACAGACCAGCAGGCCGCTGACGAGTTCTTCCCGGGTTATGCTCGGTCCTTTACTGAAATAGGTAAGGAACGAGGTTGGGCGCCGGTGACTCGTTCCCACTACGAAGCAGTCCGTGGTGCCAACGGAGCTATGCTGGTGAGTGAGCCGGAACGAGTTGTCGAGAAAGTTCTTGCCTTTGATGAAGCTCTCGGAGGCATATCGCGGTTAACGTTTCAGATGAGCATTGCGTCTCTGCCGCATGCCAACAGAATGCGAGCCATCGAGCTTCTTGGCACAAAGGTCGCACCCATCGCGCGGGCGATAATCCAGAGAGAATCATTGGTGAGTTGA
- a CDS encoding cold-shock protein, with protein MEQGTVKWFNDAKGFGFISRQNGEDVFVHYSAINSNGFKSLQEGQAVQFNVVKGPKGWQAADVQPL; from the coding sequence ATGGAACAAGGAACAGTGAAGTGGTTTAACGACGCAAAAGGGTTCGGCTTCATCTCGCGCCAGAATGGTGAAGATGTCTTCGTGCACTACTCAGCCATTAACTCAAATGGCTTCAAGAGTCTGCAAGAAGGTCAGGCCGTACAGTTCAACGTCGTTAAGGGGCCGAAGGGCTGGCAGGCAGCGGACGTTCAGCCGCTCTAA
- a CDS encoding NAD(P)-dependent oxidoreductase translates to MKIAVIGATGKTGQRVTTELLQRGHHVTAVVRNPSKVQNHKNLSVVTSDLSDAKQIAGALEGADAVVSAYGAPADNTEQVITVTRHITNAAKQNKQRLLVVGGAASLFIKPGVTVLAAGYVPEWGIPIATAHNKVLEDLRRSDVDWTYFSPAAFFEPGERTGKFRLGKDDLIADASGKSHISMEDYAIATVDELEKPAHRRERFTIGY, encoded by the coding sequence ATGAAGATAGCGGTTATTGGAGCAACGGGAAAAACGGGTCAAAGAGTAACAACGGAGCTCTTGCAGCGTGGTCACCATGTGACAGCAGTGGTTCGCAACCCCTCGAAGGTCCAGAACCACAAGAACCTGAGCGTCGTTACGAGCGACCTTAGCGACGCGAAACAGATCGCCGGCGCTTTGGAGGGCGCCGATGCAGTCGTAAGCGCATATGGCGCGCCCGCTGATAACACGGAGCAAGTTATTACCGTCACCCGGCACATCACCAATGCAGCAAAGCAGAACAAGCAGCGCCTCCTCGTCGTCGGCGGAGCCGCCAGCTTGTTCATCAAACCCGGCGTTACAGTCCTGGCGGCCGGCTACGTCCCTGAGTGGGGGATTCCGATTGCCACGGCTCATAACAAAGTGCTCGAAGATCTCCGGCGCAGCGACGTAGACTGGACCTATTTCTCACCTGCGGCCTTCTTCGAGCCTGGCGAGCGCACCGGCAAGTTTCGCCTCGGCAAGGACGACCTGATCGCCGACGCTTCAGGCAAAAGCCACATCTCCATGGAAGACTATGCGATCGCGACCGTGGATGAACTAGAGAAGCCGGCACATCGCCGCGAGCGGTTCACCATCGGCTACTGA
- the fusA gene encoding elongation factor G, which produces MKTYQGSEIRNVAVVGHAHSGKTTLVSALLHAAKMTPKMGRVEDGSAMTAYDEEDVARRTTMLNAVAYAEWNGVKVNFIDTPGFHMFVHEARAAMMPVEAALVVVNAANGPEAMTDRVWKFADEFNLPRVVVMNQMDHPRANLDKTLEAMRERYGRHLIPVQLPIVNDKGFQGVVDLVTMEAFFYTPDGDGHGKIGDIPANMAEEAKAAHETLVELVAEGKDELMEEFFAQGTIPEQHLITALHEAIREDRIFPVLFASGGTNVATDHLLDFLKVYAPAPVERAPVAARAVLQAVAAHGNGEVSERQPEIVMRAVDDKEPISLYVFKTMTDPFAGRISFFKVFSGVLKNDAGVCNYSRKGSEKFAHLSVMQGHSAVPVSDLHAGDIGAVAKLRDTFTGDTLGEKGHDIFFEPVGMPEAAMTYAIEPKTRADEDKLAPAVHKLMEEDLLVRFYRDPQTSEFLIAGAGQPHIESLVSKLRKRYHTEVTLKAPKVPYRETIRGRAEAQGRHKKQTGGHGQYGDCKIKMEPLPRGSGFEFENDIFGGAIPRQYVPAVEKGIQESAARGFLAGYPVVDFKVTVFDGSYHDVDSNELSFKLAGRIAFRKCMEQAKPVLLEPVMRVEIEAPEEFAGALMGDLNQRRGRVQGMESTNSGTTIRAEVPMAEMLTYGQSLTAMTQGRGSFHMEMDHYDVVPQVQADKIIANAKKPVEEEEE; this is translated from the coding sequence ATGAAAACGTATCAAGGAAGTGAGATTCGAAACGTAGCTGTAGTAGGGCATGCGCACAGCGGGAAGACAACGCTCGTCTCCGCTCTGCTGCATGCCGCCAAGATGACGCCAAAAATGGGGCGCGTGGAAGATGGCAGCGCCATGACCGCCTATGACGAGGAAGATGTCGCTCGGCGAACCACCATGCTGAACGCCGTGGCGTATGCCGAATGGAACGGAGTGAAGGTCAATTTCATTGATACCCCTGGCTTCCATATGTTCGTGCACGAAGCGCGAGCGGCGATGATGCCGGTGGAGGCTGCGCTGGTGGTGGTGAACGCCGCGAACGGGCCGGAGGCGATGACCGATCGCGTCTGGAAATTCGCCGATGAGTTCAACCTGCCGCGCGTGGTGGTAATGAACCAGATGGACCATCCGCGAGCCAATCTGGACAAGACGCTGGAAGCGATGCGCGAGCGCTATGGAAGGCACCTGATCCCGGTGCAGTTGCCGATTGTGAATGACAAGGGCTTTCAGGGTGTCGTGGACCTGGTGACGATGGAGGCGTTTTTCTATACGCCCGACGGCGATGGCCACGGCAAGATCGGCGATATTCCGGCCAACATGGCGGAAGAAGCCAAGGCGGCTCACGAGACGCTCGTAGAACTGGTCGCAGAGGGCAAGGACGAGTTGATGGAGGAGTTCTTTGCCCAGGGCACGATTCCGGAGCAGCACCTGATTACGGCGCTGCATGAAGCGATCCGGGAAGACCGTATTTTCCCAGTGCTCTTCGCCAGCGGCGGCACAAATGTGGCGACCGATCACCTGCTCGATTTCCTAAAAGTGTATGCGCCTGCTCCAGTTGAGCGTGCTCCCGTGGCCGCAAGGGCCGTTCTACAGGCTGTGGCTGCGCACGGCAATGGTGAGGTAAGCGAGAGACAGCCTGAGATCGTGATGCGTGCTGTCGATGACAAGGAGCCGATCTCGCTCTATGTGTTTAAGACCATGACCGATCCGTTCGCCGGGCGCATTTCCTTCTTCAAGGTCTTTTCCGGCGTACTGAAGAACGACGCAGGCGTCTGCAATTATTCGCGCAAGGGGTCGGAGAAATTTGCTCATTTATCAGTTATGCAGGGTCATTCGGCCGTGCCGGTTTCGGATCTGCATGCCGGCGACATCGGCGCGGTGGCCAAGCTGCGCGATACGTTTACCGGCGACACGCTGGGCGAGAAGGGGCACGATATTTTCTTCGAACCAGTGGGCATGCCGGAAGCGGCGATGACCTATGCGATTGAGCCGAAGACACGCGCCGATGAGGACAAACTGGCTCCTGCGGTGCACAAGCTGATGGAGGAGGACCTGCTGGTTCGCTTCTACCGCGATCCGCAGACGAGCGAATTTCTGATTGCGGGAGCGGGGCAGCCGCATATTGAATCGCTGGTGTCAAAGCTGCGCAAGCGGTACCACACCGAAGTGACGCTGAAGGCGCCCAAAGTGCCGTATCGCGAGACGATTCGCGGGCGCGCTGAAGCTCAGGGGCGGCACAAGAAACAGACTGGAGGCCATGGGCAGTATGGCGACTGCAAGATCAAGATGGAGCCGCTGCCGCGCGGATCGGGCTTCGAGTTTGAGAATGACATTTTCGGGGGTGCGATTCCGCGGCAGTATGTGCCGGCCGTCGAAAAGGGCATTCAGGAGTCGGCTGCGCGGGGATTTTTAGCGGGCTACCCGGTCGTCGATTTCAAGGTGACGGTCTTTGACGGCAGTTATCACGATGTCGATTCAAACGAACTGTCCTTCAAGCTGGCGGGGCGGATCGCTTTCCGCAAGTGCATGGAGCAGGCGAAGCCTGTGCTGCTGGAGCCGGTGATGCGGGTTGAGATCGAGGCTCCGGAGGAGTTTGCCGGGGCGCTGATGGGCGACCTGAACCAGCGTCGCGGGCGCGTGCAGGGCATGGAGAGCACCAATTCCGGCACGACGATTCGCGCTGAGGTTCCCATGGCGGAGATGCTGACCTACGGGCAGAGCCTGACGGCGATGACCCAGGGGCGGGGCAGTTTCCACATGGAGATGGACCACTATGATGTTGTCCCGCAGGTGCAGGCGGACAAGATTATAGCGAATGCCAAGAAACCGGTGGAGGAGGAAGAGGAATAG
- a CDS encoding TolC family protein, producing the protein MKLRTLIVPVLVGWMGIGCALGQSNPNNSATNPYYGSVQVAPATPEVKQLSIDDAILMGIQNNLALTEARQNQQTAQAQASQTLNLLLPNLYVSGGTGLHQYNLEAEGFRGGLLGEFSSLLPPSEIENFKFVVKVDVTEGHANLSQTLFNWAGWDLYRAMKTGAKAAYYSAQSTRGLVVLNVGTTYLQAIADRAQLDYAESLLKTDETLLSQAVAEHQAGTAANLDELRARVEYQTQQQAVINAENTLQKDEITLKRQIGMDPGQKIQLTDAAPFADLSKMSIEDAKREAYSSRQDYQALIQNLRMAELERKAATHERFPTVNFKGNYGVSGISGGPYHGVFEAAGTIEVPIFQEAKFRGDHDVAEAQLENYRSQMADLRNKIDQQLRDSLLDLQTASDLVNVARSNVDLSTTALEQSTDRFQAGVDDNLPVVQAQSTLAQAQSQYVNSVRQFNQAKLGLARNLGIVDTQYKTYLQGGTPPDVKTNPTAQPQGGR; encoded by the coding sequence ATGAAGTTGCGCACTCTGATCGTGCCGGTTCTGGTGGGCTGGATGGGAATAGGTTGTGCGCTGGGGCAGAGCAATCCGAATAATTCGGCAACCAACCCGTACTACGGGAGCGTGCAAGTTGCGCCTGCGACGCCGGAGGTGAAGCAGCTCTCGATTGATGACGCGATCCTGATGGGGATTCAGAACAACCTGGCGCTGACGGAAGCGCGCCAGAATCAGCAGACGGCGCAGGCGCAAGCCTCGCAGACGTTGAACTTGCTGTTGCCGAATCTGTATGTGTCCGGCGGGACTGGTCTGCACCAGTACAACCTGGAGGCAGAGGGATTTCGCGGCGGCTTGCTGGGCGAGTTCAGCAGCCTGCTTCCGCCATCGGAGATAGAAAATTTCAAATTTGTCGTGAAGGTCGATGTTACGGAGGGACATGCGAACCTGTCGCAGACCCTCTTTAACTGGGCGGGCTGGGATCTGTATCGCGCGATGAAAACCGGCGCCAAGGCGGCGTATTACAGTGCGCAATCGACGCGTGGGCTGGTGGTGCTGAATGTGGGCACGACGTATCTGCAGGCGATTGCAGACAGGGCGCAGCTCGACTACGCGGAATCATTGCTCAAGACCGACGAGACACTGCTCAGCCAGGCAGTTGCGGAGCACCAGGCGGGGACGGCGGCCAATCTCGATGAACTGCGGGCGCGGGTTGAGTACCAGACGCAGCAGCAGGCTGTGATCAATGCCGAGAACACGCTGCAGAAGGATGAAATTACGCTCAAACGGCAGATCGGGATGGATCCAGGGCAGAAGATTCAGCTCACGGATGCGGCGCCATTTGCGGATCTTTCCAAGATGAGCATTGAGGATGCGAAGCGTGAGGCTTATTCCAGTCGGCAGGATTATCAGGCTCTCATACAGAACCTTCGCATGGCGGAGTTGGAGCGCAAGGCGGCAACGCATGAGCGCTTCCCGACGGTGAACTTTAAAGGGAATTATGGTGTTTCGGGGATTTCCGGCGGACCTTACCATGGGGTGTTCGAGGCGGCAGGCACGATAGAGGTTCCAATCTTTCAAGAGGCGAAGTTTCGCGGCGACCATGACGTCGCCGAGGCGCAGCTGGAGAACTATCGCTCCCAGATGGCGGACCTGAGGAACAAGATTGACCAGCAGTTGCGGGACAGCCTTCTCGATCTACAGACGGCTTCCGATCTGGTGAACGTGGCGCGGAGCAATGTGGACCTGTCGACGACGGCGTTGGAGCAGAGCACAGACCGTTTCCAGGCTGGAGTGGATGACAATTTGCCGGTGGTGCAGGCGCAGTCGACTCTGGCGCAGGCTCAGTCGCAGTATGTGAACAGCGTGCGCCAGTTCAACCAGGCGAAGCTAGGGCTGGCGCGCAACCTTGGCATTGTCGATACGCAATACAAAACGTACCTGCAGGGGGGTACGCCGCCAGACGTGAAAACCAATCCCACGGCCCAGCCGCAAGGGGGAAGGTAA
- a CDS encoding glycosyltransferase → MRIVLSTFGTFGDVNPLIALALELKRRSHRPAIAVPEMFRPKIAPLGIDFFPVRPDQDQTDKRLVALIYDKKTGTEYGLREFLFPALRQSYDDLLAAVEADGGADLLMTGELAYAGPIVAEKTGIPWASYVLAPFSFFSAYDPPVLPPYPTLARAQIVVPKIGHAVTRFARYVTRRWPEPVYELRRELGLGRGEDPIFDAKHSEQLVLALFSRMLGEPQPDWPENTLIAGFVFYDGDAGNVTLSPELERFLNAGPPPVVFTLGSAAVLDAGDFYEQSAEAARLLNLRAVLLVGNEPDNIPRLPVSENICIAKYAPYSKLFPRVSAIVHQGGVGTTAQALRSGKPMIVMPYSHDQPDNARRVRRLGVAKVVQRKNYTAERTARMITGLLSNPRYAQRALEVQREMAKEDGLKTACDALEKIMRR, encoded by the coding sequence ATGAGAATCGTCCTTTCGACCTTCGGCACATTTGGCGACGTAAACCCGCTTATTGCGCTGGCTCTGGAATTAAAAAGACGCAGCCATCGTCCGGCGATTGCCGTGCCCGAAATGTTCCGCCCGAAGATCGCGCCTCTCGGTATCGACTTTTTTCCTGTTCGTCCCGATCAGGACCAGACCGACAAGCGCCTGGTCGCCTTGATTTACGACAAGAAGACAGGAACCGAATACGGCCTGCGCGAATTTCTCTTTCCCGCTCTGCGCCAGAGCTACGACGACCTGCTCGCCGCGGTCGAGGCCGACGGCGGAGCCGATCTGCTCATGACCGGCGAGCTCGCCTACGCTGGCCCCATCGTCGCCGAAAAGACCGGCATTCCGTGGGCCTCCTACGTACTGGCCCCATTTTCATTTTTCTCAGCGTACGACCCGCCGGTCCTGCCACCGTATCCAACCTTAGCCCGCGCACAAATTGTTGTCCCAAAAATCGGCCACGCCGTAACCCGCTTCGCTCGCTACGTCACGCGCCGCTGGCCCGAGCCAGTTTACGAACTGCGCCGTGAACTGGGCCTCGGCCGCGGCGAGGATCCGATCTTCGATGCCAAGCATTCCGAGCAGCTGGTCCTTGCACTCTTCTCCCGCATGCTCGGCGAGCCGCAACCCGACTGGCCTGAGAACACCCTGATCGCTGGCTTCGTCTTTTATGACGGCGATGCCGGAAACGTCACCCTTTCTCCGGAACTGGAAAGATTCCTCAATGCGGGACCGCCGCCCGTGGTCTTTACCCTCGGCTCTGCCGCCGTGCTCGATGCAGGCGACTTCTACGAGCAAAGCGCCGAGGCCGCAAGGCTGCTGAACCTCCGCGCAGTCCTCCTCGTTGGCAACGAACCAGACAACATCCCGCGCTTGCCCGTCTCGGAAAACATCTGCATCGCGAAATACGCGCCCTACTCGAAGCTCTTTCCCCGTGTGTCGGCCATCGTGCATCAGGGGGGAGTAGGAACGACAGCCCAGGCGCTTCGTTCCGGCAAGCCGATGATCGTCATGCCCTACAGCCATGATCAGCCTGACAATGCTCGCCGTGTGCGCCGTCTCGGTGTGGCCAAAGTTGTCCAGCGCAAGAACTATACCGCTGAGCGCACAGCCCGAATGATCACGGGACTTCTGAGCAACCCGCGCTACGCCCAGCGTGCCCTCGAAGTACAGCGCGAAATGGCCAAGGAAGACGGCCTGAAGACAGCCTGCGATGCACTTGAAAAAATCATGCGCCGCTAA
- a CDS encoding amylo-alpha-1,6-glucosidase: MQKQCGTSVWYRLAQAVTILVIATAGRTAGAQQWLQSIPQFPLASSDLTIRQHVEPLKPFTVAGECGTFVGQQDGSFEAWVFPVKLLSHFHLEAELADYNVPIDVTEQAAEIEVAPDHTTITYSHAAFTVREILFATQCDTNGAGIMALFQVESVRPIKLTFSFTPEMKRMWPAPNYNAPSPDWMKLGDGGYYILNTDAEDLRGAIGMPGTQPGILAPYQERPKFWPTQMILSFDPKRDAGRYFPLLLAVGNNAESAKPAALAAQLARLNENAAQLYAKTADYYAHFFDKRLVADTPDQRFNEAIRWAELAIDQLRVRHGDEVGLVAGFYSSGDSNRPGFGWFFGRDTLFTLYAVNGYGDFALTRLALEFLIKRQRDDGKIMHEYSQTAELVDWGKFPYEYAAADSTPLFLMAMEDYVNASGDKEFLQQHWDAVDKAWQFERTHDTDGDGIYDNSQGTGWVESWPSGMPHQEIYLAALDQQASGAFARLARAMNKADDASAAEARAQKVAATIEQEYAGPMYAFSHNVDGSLDKTATIYPTIAWWDGHCALKQSSEMFQRWASEEFSTDWGLRDLGEHEAFYDPISYHQGSVWPLFTGWASLAEYRTGRSLSGYAHLMQNADLTWAQDLGSVTELLSGAYFSPFGRSTPHQLWSSAMVLTPALRGLFGITTDALNNSISVDPHLPAEWYHAELRHVPVGGSLIDISFKREGAVLIVRAAGGSVQLFGAHGGELRIPLPGVEIGIPHELPLPGSSTAQLKVLSQSVDAHSLTLQLEAQGGSAYDLPLRVNGARSAIQVSGAKVDQAAGGGSGLGKLHLTFPAGVGYQKQTVRLTW; the protein is encoded by the coding sequence ATGCAAAAGCAATGTGGGACAAGTGTATGGTATCGGCTCGCTCAGGCGGTGACGATCCTGGTGATTGCGACCGCGGGGCGTACGGCTGGGGCACAGCAGTGGCTGCAATCCATTCCACAGTTTCCGCTGGCTTCGAGTGATCTAACGATCCGGCAGCATGTAGAGCCGTTGAAGCCCTTCACGGTGGCTGGAGAGTGCGGCACTTTTGTCGGTCAGCAGGACGGCAGCTTTGAGGCGTGGGTCTTTCCGGTGAAGCTGCTCAGCCATTTCCATCTTGAGGCGGAGCTTGCGGACTACAACGTCCCCATTGATGTGACCGAACAGGCGGCGGAGATTGAAGTCGCTCCCGATCACACAACGATTACTTATTCGCATGCTGCCTTTACCGTCCGCGAGATTCTGTTTGCAACACAATGCGACACGAATGGCGCGGGCATTATGGCGCTGTTTCAGGTCGAATCGGTGCGGCCGATTAAGCTTACCTTCTCATTCACGCCCGAGATGAAGCGCATGTGGCCCGCGCCGAATTACAACGCGCCTTCGCCGGACTGGATGAAGCTGGGCGATGGCGGTTACTACATTCTGAACACGGACGCGGAGGATTTGCGGGGAGCCATCGGCATGCCGGGAACACAGCCGGGAATTCTCGCTCCGTATCAGGAGCGGCCAAAATTCTGGCCGACGCAGATGATTCTGAGTTTTGATCCGAAGCGCGATGCAGGCCGGTATTTTCCCTTGCTGCTGGCGGTCGGGAACAACGCGGAAAGCGCGAAGCCTGCGGCGCTTGCGGCTCAGCTGGCGAGGTTGAATGAGAACGCTGCGCAGCTATATGCGAAGACGGCTGACTACTATGCGCACTTCTTCGACAAGCGGCTCGTAGCTGACACTCCGGACCAGCGTTTTAACGAGGCCATACGGTGGGCCGAGCTTGCGATCGACCAGCTGCGCGTGCGGCATGGAGATGAAGTTGGACTGGTGGCGGGGTTCTACTCTTCCGGCGATTCGAACCGGCCGGGATTTGGCTGGTTCTTCGGACGCGACACGCTGTTTACGCTGTATGCGGTGAACGGCTACGGAGATTTCGCGCTCACACGGCTGGCTCTCGAGTTCCTGATCAAGCGTCAGCGCGACGACGGCAAGATCATGCACGAGTATTCGCAAACGGCGGAGCTGGTGGACTGGGGGAAGTTTCCCTACGAGTATGCTGCTGCGGATTCGACGCCGCTCTTTTTGATGGCGATGGAGGACTACGTCAACGCGAGCGGCGACAAGGAGTTTCTGCAACAGCATTGGGATGCGGTTGATAAAGCATGGCAGTTTGAGCGCACGCACGATACCGATGGCGACGGAATCTACGACAATTCTCAGGGGACGGGTTGGGTGGAGAGCTGGCCCTCGGGGATGCCGCATCAGGAGATTTATCTTGCGGCGTTGGACCAGCAGGCGAGTGGCGCTTTCGCACGCTTAGCTCGTGCGATGAACAAAGCTGATGACGCGAGTGCTGCCGAGGCGCGTGCGCAGAAGGTGGCCGCAACGATAGAGCAGGAGTATGCAGGGCCGATGTATGCGTTCAGCCATAATGTTGATGGCTCACTGGATAAGACGGCGACGATCTATCCGACGATTGCGTGGTGGGATGGGCACTGTGCGCTGAAGCAATCGAGCGAGATGTTCCAGCGCTGGGCGTCGGAGGAATTTTCGACCGACTGGGGTCTGCGCGATCTGGGTGAGCACGAAGCCTTTTATGATCCGATCAGCTACCATCAGGGTTCGGTGTGGCCGCTGTTTACCGGTTGGGCCTCGCTTGCTGAGTACCGAACCGGGCGCTCGCTTTCGGGCTATGCTCATCTGATGCAGAATGCGGACCTGACCTGGGCACAGGATCTGGGCTCGGTGACCGAACTGCTTTCCGGGGCGTACTTTTCGCCTTTCGGGCGCAGCACGCCGCATCAGCTCTGGTCGTCGGCGATGGTGCTGACGCCTGCGCTGCGCGGGTTGTTTGGGATCACGACCGACGCTCTCAATAACAGCATCTCTGTAGATCCGCACTTGCCGGCGGAGTGGTATCACGCTGAGTTACGGCATGTTCCGGTGGGTGGGAGCCTGATCGATATCTCGTTCAAGCGGGAGGGCGCGGTTCTTATTGTTCGGGCTGCGGGCGGTTCGGTTCAGTTGTTCGGAGCTCATGGAGGGGAGCTGCGTATTCCGTTGCCCGGAGTGGAGATTGGGATTCCGCATGAGTTGCCGTTACCCGGGTCGAGCACGGCGCAGTTGAAGGTTTTGAGCCAAAGCGTGGATGCACATTCGCTTACGCTCCAGCTTGAGGCGCAGGGAGGCAGCGCTTACGATTTGCCGTTGCGCGTGAATGGAGCGCGGTCTGCGATTCAGGTTTCGGGTGCAAAGGTAGATCAGGCGGCTGGCGGCGGGTCTGGTTTGGGGAAGTTGCATCTCACGTTCCCGGCAGGTGTGGGCTATCAGAAGCAGACCGTCCGCCTGACGTGGTGA
- a CDS encoding adenosine deaminase family protein has protein sequence MSRARYRQLFALSLLFVALQSTYAQATAPAHEATEEARTARAFEEARKEGPAALRAFFYQMPKGADLHVHLSGAVYAESFIRAAGEDGLCVDTRLLAFIRPVNGACKSGEEPAASVPHEQKLYDDLIDSFSMRTFVPRTGDSGHDHFFDTFEKFGGTNKSHVSEWIDEVASRAAAQNEQYLELMETPDFKPAAGLAIETGFHPNFVEYRDVLMAHGFRNVIPAVSAYFDQIEATRREHEHCGQPKATPACNVEVRFIYQVLRGLPKEVVFAQILLGFEVASVDPRVVGINLVQPEDCEVCMADYRLHMQMIDALHPLYPKVHISLHAGELEPGMVPPDGLTFHIRSAVEQGHAERIGHGVDVMYEDKPYELLKEMATKHVMVEINLTSNDVILNTRGDSHPFMLYRKYGVPVALSTDDEGVSRIDLTHEYVRAAVTYPLTYRDFKQMVRTGIEHSFLPGANLWQVSDPEKLEQPVSQCRGQLGRDTPTGECATLVHSSEKAQQQWELEHRFHTFEANF, from the coding sequence ATGTCTCGCGCCCGCTATCGTCAGCTATTCGCGTTGTCCCTCTTATTCGTCGCGTTGCAATCCACCTACGCGCAAGCCACAGCGCCGGCACATGAGGCCACAGAGGAGGCCCGTACAGCCCGCGCCTTCGAAGAGGCCCGAAAAGAAGGTCCCGCTGCCCTGCGCGCCTTCTTTTACCAGATGCCCAAAGGGGCCGACCTGCACGTGCATCTCTCCGGAGCAGTCTACGCCGAGTCCTTTATTCGTGCGGCAGGCGAAGACGGGCTCTGCGTAGACACCCGGCTTCTCGCCTTTATCAGGCCAGTGAATGGCGCATGCAAGTCGGGCGAAGAACCGGCCGCTAGCGTTCCACACGAACAGAAGCTATACGACGATTTGATTGATTCATTTTCCATGCGCACCTTCGTCCCCAGGACCGGCGACTCGGGTCACGATCACTTCTTCGACACATTTGAGAAATTCGGTGGAACCAACAAAAGCCATGTCAGCGAGTGGATTGACGAGGTTGCCAGCCGCGCCGCTGCGCAGAATGAGCAATATCTGGAGCTGATGGAGACGCCCGATTTCAAACCTGCCGCCGGCCTGGCGATCGAGACCGGCTTCCATCCTAATTTTGTGGAATATCGCGACGTGTTGATGGCACACGGTTTCCGCAACGTCATACCCGCCGTCAGCGCTTACTTCGACCAGATTGAAGCCACGCGCCGGGAACACGAGCACTGTGGTCAACCGAAGGCAACGCCGGCCTGCAATGTGGAAGTTCGCTTCATCTATCAGGTGCTGCGTGGCCTTCCCAAAGAAGTCGTCTTCGCTCAGATCCTTCTCGGCTTCGAAGTGGCGTCGGTCGATCCGCGGGTCGTCGGCATCAACCTTGTCCAGCCGGAAGACTGCGAGGTTTGCATGGCCGATTATCGTCTCCACATGCAGATGATCGATGCGTTGCACCCGCTTTATCCGAAAGTGCACATCTCGTTGCACGCAGGCGAACTCGAACCGGGCATGGTGCCGCCCGATGGGCTCACCTTCCACATCCGCTCCGCCGTTGAGCAGGGACACGCCGAGCGCATCGGCCACGGCGTCGACGTCATGTATGAAGACAAGCCGTACGAATTGCTTAAGGAGATGGCGACAAAGCACGTGATGGTCGAAATAAATCTCACCAGCAATGACGTCATCCTCAATACCAGGGGCGACAGCCATCCCTTCATGCTCTATCGCAAGTACGGCGTGCCCGTCGCTCTTTCCACCGATGACGAAGGCGTCTCCCGCATCGACCTCACGCACGAATATGTACGTGCCGCAGTTACATATCCGCTAACCTATCGCGACTTCAAGCAGATGGTCCGCACCGGCATCGAGCACAGCTTCCTGCCCGGAGCCAACCTCTGGCAAGTTTCCGACCCCGAGAAACTCGAACAGCCCGTATCGCAGTGCCGCGGGCAGCTCGGACGCGATACGCCAACCGGAGAATGTGCAACTCTGGTTCACTCCAGCGAAAAAGCACAACAACAGTGGGAGCTTGAACACAGGTTTCACACATTTGAGGCAAACTTCTAA